The DNA segment TTAGAATAAGATAATTGCGGCAAGGAAGTCAAGGATTAAGATTAAGATGGTTGATACCACGACCGCATTAGTTGCGGCTTGACCGACCTGTTTGGCACCACCTGAGACTTGAAAACCAAAATAGACACCAGATGATGTTATCCAAAAGGCAAAAAAGAGCGATTTGATTAAACTTGCCCAGAAATCTCGGGGATAAAACGGATGGGTTATGCCATAAAAGAAGACATCAAAACTGGTAGCAAAGAAAAGTTGCGAAAAGAGTGCTCCTGAAAGTAAAGAAATTGCAATCATTACATAATTGAGTAAGGGTAAGACTAAAAGCATTGATAGCATTCTCGGTTTACCTAAAAAATTCTCCGGACTTATCTTCATCACCCGTAAAGCGTCAATCTGTTCAGAAATTTTCATGGTGCCGATTTCTGCTGACATTGCTGAGATACATCTACCAGTAACAGTTAAAGCAGTAAGCACTGGACCTAATTCAATCATCACCATTCGGCCGACTGTCAAGCCGAGAAAATATTTAGGAAGCATATTAGCGATTTGATAGAAACTTTGCACCGTGGTGACTAAACCTAAGAAAAAGCCGATAACGACAATTAAAGGTAAAGAGTTAACGCCAATCTCATATGACTGTTCTATAAAACGCACCAAAGTGCGAGAAGTTTTCCCTGGACTAAAAAGAATCCGGAAAGGAAAGATGATAAAATTGATGACTTCTTGCATTTGCATCTTGTTATTATTTGTTTACCAATCTAAAGCCAAAACTAAAAATCCATTTTGGTCTTTGATTCTTTTCAGCATTACTCTTTAAGATTGCCATTCATCACGAAAGACAAACCATTGC comes from the candidate division WOR-3 bacterium genome and includes:
- a CDS encoding ABC transporter permease — its product is MQEVINFIIFPFRILFSPGKTSRTLVRFIEQSYEIGVNSLPLIVVIGFFLGLVTTVQSFYQIANMLPKYFLGLTVGRMVMIELGPVLTALTVTGRCISAMSAEIGTMKISEQIDALRVMKISPENFLGKPRMLSMLLVLPLLNYVMIAISLLSGALFSQLFFATSFDVFFYGITHPFYPRDFWASLIKSLFFAFWITSSGVYFGFQVSGGAKQVGQAATNAVVVSTILILILDFLAAIILF